From Oenanthe melanoleuca isolate GR-GAL-2019-014 chromosome 4, OMel1.0, whole genome shotgun sequence:
GGCGCTGTCTGTGACGGCGGCCGAGGCCGCGGCGGGGGAGTGCAGGGCCGTCATGACGATGACCCcggggggcagggagaggccGCCCAGCGCCGGGATGGCCGAGAAGGTGCCGACGCGGTCGGGGAGGTTCATGATCTCGGCTTCGGCGGCGCCGCACTTGAGCTTGTTCATGCACTCCCCGGCCAGCGGCCGGCAGTGCTCGGGGGCGAGGGTGGAGAGGAAGTTGCCGTTGGCCATGGGCAGGGCGGGCTGCTCGGCCGGCGGGCAGCCGGGCTTGCCCAGCCGCTGCGAGTCGCTCCGGTGGTGCATGCCGCCCCTGCCGGCGTGCAgcgaggaggcggcggcggcggccgcggaggcggcggcggcggcggcggaggaggaggaggaggagggtttcctcgcgccgcccgccgcgccgccgccgccgccgctgccccaGAGCAtggcggtggcggcggcggccgtGGCGGTGTCGCAGTTCCAGGGGGACATGCCGatgcgggcggcggcggcggcggccgcgctggGGAAGATGGGGGTGGTGATGCGGGCGATCTTGGCCGCCTGGGGGAAGGCGCCGCCGTTGGTCTTGTAGAAGGTGGCGAAGGAGCGGTACCTCTCCATCTCCGAGTTGTAATCCACAAGGCTGTTGAGGGCCCCCTCGGGCAGGTGGCTGTCCTTGGGCAGCCCCGGCGCCTCGGGGTTGGGGCCACTCTCCACGCACACGTTGGTGTTCATGGtggccggggcggggggggcggCGGGAAGGGACGGGACGGGGGTCTGGGGACCGGGGGGAGAGGGacggggcggggggagcggggggggGGGGTCGTTTAATCCTCCTCCTCCGGACGCATCCCCGCGGTCGGTGCTTGGCCGGGCAGCCGTTCCTCCGGCATCCTCACGGGAGCTGCCGCAGCTGAAACACAAAAAGTCATTTCCGAGGGGGTGCGCGCGTGCGGGGGGCGCTCACGGCCGCCCACGACCCCCCCGGGGGAGGGGATAGCACACACGAGTGGGGGGCACGGCACACGCCGCCGTACCCGCGGGCGAGGGCTCCAAGCGCCGGCCCGGGTGGAGCAAGCCCGGTCCTGGGACCGTATGGGGGCGGGGGACACGACACGGGAGCCGGGAGCTGCCCACCTACCAGCACCgggaaaaatgaaaaggcagagagaaagggcggggggggaaaaaataaataaaaggaattagaaaaaaagaaaaaagagggaggtgggggagggagCCGCCAGCTGCCACGGTGTCCTTCTGAGCCCGGCGGTCATTAGCTGCCTGCCGGCACAGCTGGCTCCGCCGGGCGCTGGTTGCGGCGGCACCGGCTCCCCCGGCCCCCCCGCCGCCTCCGGGTACGGGGGGGCTGCCTGCAGGCCGCGGGGGGCACGGGgctaggttaaaaaaaaaaaaaaaacttaagcAATTTCACAGCTTGTGATCCCGGCGCCTGCAGCTGTACTAACGACGGAGTATTTATCCAGCCTCTCGGGGAGGATTCCCCGGCACCGCCGCCGGGGGCTGcgcagggagggctggggacacacacaccgACACGGGGACAGCCCCTCTGTGGGCGCCGCGGGGCAGGGGGCTTCGCCGAGACACAGCGCGGGAACTCTCGGGAGGGCACGTCGCTGTACCTGCTGAACTAGCCCTCAGCGGGGAAAGATGGCTTTCTGCTTCAGGCTAGGAAAGTTTAGGAGGGGGCTAAGGACACGGCGTCCGTTTTATTTCCCACCGCACCCTTTCTCCCCTGGGGAGGTGAAGGGGGGTATTTTAGTTCATGGCTATGAGGAAGGTATATTACGGCAGCCTGTGCGAACTAAAGCAAAACATAAGCACAACTTAAAAAGCCCTCAGTTTATGAACACTGcctctttgttttccagatgcTCTACCTGAATAGTTCAGATATTTCCAGCATCTTTTCTGATGTAGGGCTATCA
This genomic window contains:
- the CXXC4 gene encoding CXXC-type zinc finger protein 4, which produces MNTNVCVESGPNPEAPGLPKDSHLPEGALNSLVDYNSEMERYRSFATFYKTNGGAFPQAAKIARITTPIFPSAAAAAAARIGMSPWNCDTATAAAATAMLWGSGGGGGAAGGARKPSSSSSSAAAAAASAAAAAASSLHAGRGGMHHRSDSQRLGKPGCPPAEQPALPMANGNFLSTLAPEHCRPLAGECMNKLKCGAAEAEIMNLPDRVGTFSAIPALGGLSLPPGVIVMTALHSPAAASAAVTDSAFQIANLADCPQSHASASPASAAGAGAGNPAKKKRKRCGVCVPCKRLINCGVCSSCRNRKTGHQICKFRKCEELKKKPGTSLEVRGDDFFFPSLPPSLLNPLPPPLQCFLSSFKMQHPFSEASFRL